A section of the Carya illinoinensis cultivar Pawnee chromosome 12, C.illinoinensisPawnee_v1, whole genome shotgun sequence genome encodes:
- the LOC122290478 gene encoding uncharacterized protein LOC122290478 yields MCSVSLLGDIMDSPQSVVSPFKNSLVAETEKDTSDFFRRSSGSLSKGIEVNSKEAAVCNMEDFIGILEVYVHQARDIHNICIYHKQDVYAKLCLTSDPENTVSTKIINGGGRNPVFNDNVHLNVRTIDSSLKCEIWMLSRVRNYLEDQLLGFALVPLSEVFMKNWKLEKEFSLSSTDLFHSPAGFVQLSLSYNGASPEVMAIPAMPTALATNATVQDTEISEAVPSDLDKIEFPDPKIVNEDQLMVSEYIGLPCNSVDSHSSESLTASDAENHLSSEEGVHVVESFPTGTADSIQRPKVDSPLSSVSTNGVSSPSNPACLESSDIPEASKSSNLEGVSAPKENTGDVKDGESDSSGEVPSDALTKPAVTVNIEAEQKVVQQEIVDMYMKSMQQFTESLAKMKLPLDVDNGPTNSGSSSSDQKLQASKNTGSRVFYGSRAFF; encoded by the exons ATGTGCTCG GTTTCACTTCTGGGTGACATCATGGATTCCCCGCAATCTGTTGTGTCTCCATTTAAGAACTCCCTCGTAGCCGAGACTGAGAAGGATACATCCGACTTCTTCCGACGGAGCTCTGGCTCCTTGTCAAAGGGAATTGAGGTCAACAGCAAGGAAGCTGCGGTGTGTAACATGGAGGACTTCATTGGTATTCTTGAGGTTTACGTACACCAGGCTAGGGACATCCACAACATCTGTATTTACCACAAGCAAGATGTTTATGCGAAGCTTTGCCTGACTAGTGATCCTGAAAACACAGTCTCCACCAAGATCATTAATGGTGGTGGGAGGAATCCGGTCTTCAACGATAATGTTCATCTCAACGTTCGGACAATAGATTCCTCGCTCAAATGTGAGATATGGATGTTGAGCAGGGTGAGGAATTATCTTGAGGATCAGTTGCTGGGGTTTGCTTTGGTGCCATTATCTGAAGTCTTTATGAAGAACTGGAAATTGGAAAAAGAGTTCTCTCTATCTTCAACTGATCTGTTCCATTCCCCAGCAGGGTTTGTTCAATTGTCTCTTTCCTATAACGGGGCTTCGCCCGAAGTAATGGCTATTCCTGCAATGCCAACTGCTTTGGCCACTAATGCAACTGTTCAGGATACAGAAATATCCGAGGCTGTACCAAGTGATTTAGATAAGATTGAGTTCCCTGATCCTAAGATTGTGAACGAAGATCAGTTGATGGTTTCCGAGTATATTGGGTTGCCATGTAACAGTGTGGATTCTCATAGCTCTGAGAGTTTGACTGCTTCTGATGCTGAAAATCATCTTAGTTCGGAAGAGGGTGTTCATGTTGTAGAAAGCTTCCCAACTGGTACAGCTGATTCCATCCAACGTCCGAAGGTCGACTCTCCTCTGAGCAGTGTGTCAACTAATGGAGTTTCTTCTCCTTCAAACCCTGCATGCTTGGAGTCTTCTGATATTCCGGAAGCATCAAAATCCTCGAATCTTGAAGGTGTTTCGGCCCCGAAAGAGAATACTGGGGATGTTAAAGATGGTGAGAGTGATTCCTCTGGTGAGGTGCCAAGCGATGCACTGACAAAGCCTGCTGTCACGGTTAACATTGAGGCAGAACAGAAGGTGGTGCAGCAGGAGATAGTGGACATGTACATGAAAAGCATGCAGCAGTTTACTGAATCATTGGCAAAGATGAAGCTGCCTCTGGATGTTGACAATGGACCAACCAACTCAGGGAGTTCAAGCTCTGATCAGAAATTACAGGCATCAAAGAATACTGGTTCCCGTGTGTTTTATGGGAGTAGGGCTTTCTTCTGA